Proteins found in one Panicum hallii strain FIL2 chromosome 4, PHallii_v3.1, whole genome shotgun sequence genomic segment:
- the LOC112891181 gene encoding E3 ubiquitin-protein ligase EL5-like isoform X1, with amino-acid sequence MVIMAGMLPGVECARRRRLRQGGAGASAEAGGGTRRPSFCLYAAGHGGHQAAGLGGAGSSGKQRSAVMEMIHGWTLDSNAREAKERLDQKLRSKREAAIKRHHSTGSIKLSRPHHNGGAGGGGGAEERGESSASAPAMSGVQREVYSRKGVMRRLMRWSRPRWAAAEQAECAVCLDEFRAGDVLAHLPCGHRFHWACAAPWLEGTSRCPFCRAAVDANPHAGA; translated from the exons ATGGTCATCATGGCCGGGATGCTCCCCGGCGTGGagtgcgcgcggcggcggcggctccggcagggcggcgcgggggcgagcgcggaGGCGGGCGGGGGCACGAGGCGGCCGTCCTTCTGCCTGTACGCGGCCGGGCACGGAGGGCACCAGGCCGCCGGCCTTGGCGGCGCCGGCAGTTCCGGCAAG CAGCGGAGCGCCGTGATGGAGATGATACACGGGTGGACGCTGGACAGCAATGCCCGGGAGGCCAAGGAGCGGCTGGACCAGAAGCTCCGGAGCAAGAGGGAGGCCGCCATCAAGAG GCATCACAGCACGGGGAGCATAAAGCTGAGCAGACCCCACCACAacgggggcgccggcggcggcggcggcgcggaggaacGCGGGGAGAGCTCGGCCTCGGCGCCGGCTATGTCCGGCGTGCAGCGGGAGGTGTACTCGAGGAAGGGCGTCATGCGGCGGCTGATGCGGTGGAGCCGGCCGCGGTGGGCCGCGGCGGAGCAGGCGGAGTGCGCGGTGTGCCTGGACGAGTTCCGCGCGGGCGACGTCCTGGCGCACCTCCCCTGCGGCCATCGCTTCCACTGGGCATGCGCGGCGCCCTGGCTCGAGGGCACCTCCCGCTGCCCCTtctgccgcgccgccgtcgacgccAACCCACACGCCGGAGCCTAG
- the LOC112891181 gene encoding E3 ubiquitin-protein ligase EL5-like isoform X2, with amino-acid sequence MVIMAGMLPGVECARRRRLRQGGAGASAEAGGGTRRPSFCLYAAGHGGHQAAGLGGAGSSGKRSAVMEMIHGWTLDSNAREAKERLDQKLRSKREAAIKRHHSTGSIKLSRPHHNGGAGGGGGAEERGESSASAPAMSGVQREVYSRKGVMRRLMRWSRPRWAAAEQAECAVCLDEFRAGDVLAHLPCGHRFHWACAAPWLEGTSRCPFCRAAVDANPHAGA; translated from the exons ATGGTCATCATGGCCGGGATGCTCCCCGGCGTGGagtgcgcgcggcggcggcggctccggcagggcggcgcgggggcgagcgcggaGGCGGGCGGGGGCACGAGGCGGCCGTCCTTCTGCCTGTACGCGGCCGGGCACGGAGGGCACCAGGCCGCCGGCCTTGGCGGCGCCGGCAGTTCCGGCAAG CGGAGCGCCGTGATGGAGATGATACACGGGTGGACGCTGGACAGCAATGCCCGGGAGGCCAAGGAGCGGCTGGACCAGAAGCTCCGGAGCAAGAGGGAGGCCGCCATCAAGAG GCATCACAGCACGGGGAGCATAAAGCTGAGCAGACCCCACCACAacgggggcgccggcggcggcggcggcgcggaggaacGCGGGGAGAGCTCGGCCTCGGCGCCGGCTATGTCCGGCGTGCAGCGGGAGGTGTACTCGAGGAAGGGCGTCATGCGGCGGCTGATGCGGTGGAGCCGGCCGCGGTGGGCCGCGGCGGAGCAGGCGGAGTGCGCGGTGTGCCTGGACGAGTTCCGCGCGGGCGACGTCCTGGCGCACCTCCCCTGCGGCCATCGCTTCCACTGGGCATGCGCGGCGCCCTGGCTCGAGGGCACCTCCCGCTGCCCCTtctgccgcgccgccgtcgacgccAACCCACACGCCGGAGCCTAG